In Pantoea cypripedii, the DNA window GGCGGCAGCTTGTTACGCCAGCTTTGCCATGCCTGCTCCACCGCCTGCACTTTCAGCATGCGGGCGCGATCGCTGTGCGGATCCACCGGCAGTTTCTCCAGACGGCGCTCAATGCCCTGCAAATAACGCAGGGTATCTGCCAGCCGCTGCCAGCCGTTACCTGTCACAAAACCACGATACACCAGCCCGCTCATCTGATTCTTAATATCCGCCAGGGCCAGCGCCAGTGACATATCCACCCGGCCTTTCAGGCGTTTGTTGATATTGAAAACGCAGGTCAGGATCTGTTCCACCTGTTTCGCGATGGTCACCACCGTTTCGTTCAGCTCGGCGCGCACTTTGTCGCGCAGCTGTTCAAAGTTTTCCTGTTGCCACGCCGGGCCACCGGCTTCGCTCATCAGCTTATCCACGCCACAGGCGATGCAATCGTCAATCAGCTCCAGCACCTTGCCATACGGGTTAAAGTACAAACCAAGCTTGGCCTTGTTGGGCAGCTTCTCATGCAGATACTTAATGGGTGATGGGATGTTCAGCAGCAATAAACGGCGCTGGCCGCGCCACATCATTTTTTGTTGCTCCTGTTCGCTGTCGAACAGGCGAATCGCGACGCTATCTTTCTCATCCACCAGCGCAGGCCAGGCTTTGACCTGATAGCTCCCGCGTTTCTGCTCATAGCTTTGCGGTAAATCGCCAAAGCTCCAGATATGCAGACCACTCTGCTCCAGCCCGTCATCCGCCACTTTGGACAGCGTTTCCTGGACTTTGCCTTTCAGCAACAGCTTCAGCTGATGCAGGTCTTTGCCTTCCTGCAGCTTGCGGTTGTGTTCATCCACCACGCGGAAGGTCATTTTCAGGTGATCGGGCACCTGATCCCACTGCCAGGCTTCGCGATCAATGGTGACGCCCGTCATACGGCGGAACTCGCGTTCCAGCGCATCCAGTAACGGCAATTCCAGCGCGGCCACGCGTCCCAGGAAAGCTTCGGCATAGTTCGGCGCGGGCACCAGATTACGTCGTACCGGTTTCGGTAACGATTTAATCAACGCGATCACCAGTTCACGCCGCACGCCGGGGATCTGCCACTCGAACCCGGCTTCATCAACCTGATTAAGCAACGGCAGCGGGATATGTACCGTGACCCCATCGGCATCGGCACCCGGTTCAAACTGGTAACTGAGTTTCAGCTTCAGGTTGCCCTGATGCCAGAAATTCGGGTAATCCAGCTGGCTGACCTTTTCCGCCCCATCTTTAATCAGCATCTGCTTATCAAAGCTGAGCAGATCAGGATTGTCCTTGCTGGCTTTTTTCCACCAGTTGTCGAAATGGCGTGCAGAAACGACGTCACTGGCGATACGCCGATCGTAAAAGACAAACAGCGTTTCATCATCGACCAGGATATCGCGGCGACGCGATTTATGTTCCAGATCTTCAATTTCGCTGCGCAGCTTTTGGTTGTTGCGGAAAAAGGCGTGGCGCGTCTGCCAGTCACCTTCCACCAGCGCATGGCGGATAAATAATTCACGGCTGAGCGGCGCGTCAATTTGGCTGTAATTCACCTTACGCGCCTGCACAATCGGCAAGCCATACAGCGTGACCTTTTCGGTCGCCATCACCGCGCCCTGGGCTTTCTCCCAGTGCGGTTCGCTGTAGCTGCGCTTGATCAGATGCTGCGCCAGCGGCTCGATCCACTCCGGATCGATGCGGGCAGCGATACGTCCCCACAGGCGGCTGGTTTCCACCAGTTCCGCTACCATGGTCCACTTCGGCGGCTTTTTAAACAGCCCGGAACCGGGGAAGATAGAGAAACGGGCATTGCGGGCACCCGTAAACTCCTGTTTGTCAGCATCTTTCTGGCCGATATGCGAAAGCAGGCCACTGAGTATGGCGCAGTGAACTTCGCGATACGGTGCCGGTTCGCTGTTGACCGGCATCCCTTGCTCTCGCACCACCTGGCGCAGCTGGGTATAAATATCCTGCCATTCACGCACGCGCAGATAGTTGAGATAGTCGCTTTTGCATTGACGGCGGAACTGATTGCCCGACAGCGCTTTTTGCTGCTCTTGCAGGTAATTCCACAAATTAACAAACGCCAGGAAGTCGGACTCTTTATCCGCAAATCGCCGGTGTTTCTCGTCTGATGCCTGCTGTTTCTCCACCGGACGTTCACGCGGGTCCTGAATCGAGAGCGCCGCGGTGATGATCATCGCTTCGCGCACACAGCCAAATTTCTGCGCTTCCAGCACCATGCGCGCCAGACGCGGATCCACCGGCAGTAACGCCAGTTGACGCCCGGACGCGGTCAGTTTGTAGTGCCCGTCTTCGTTGACGGTGATCGCCCCCAGCTCCTCCAGCAACCTGACCCCGTCCTGGATATTACGTTTATCCGGTGCTTCAACAAACGGAAAGGCGTCAATATCGCCGAGGCCGAGCGCGGTCATTTGTAAAATAACCGACGCCAGGTTGGTACGCAGGATCTCCGGATCGGTAAATTCCGGGCGGCTCAGAAAATCATCTTCTGAGTACAGGCGGATACAGATCCCTTCCGAGACACGGCCGCAGCGACCTTTACGCTGGTTAGCTGAAGCCTGGGAAATCGGCTCAATCGGCAGGCGCTGCACTTTGGTGCGGTAGCTATAGCGGCTGATACGCGCCGTGCCGGGGTCAATAACGTATTTGATACCCGGTACGGTGAGCGAGGTTTCCGCCACGTTGGTCGCCAACACGATGCGCCGTCCGCTGTGGGACTGGAACACCCGGTTCTGTTCCGCATTCGACAGCCGTGCATACAGCGGCAGAATTTCGGTATGGGGCAAATCACGCTTCATCAGCGCATCGGCGGTATCGCGGATTTCACGCTCACCGCTCATAAAAATCAGGATATCGCTACGGCTTTCCTGGCCCAGTTCATCCACCGCATCAAAAATGGCCTGTAGCTGATCGCGATCGGTGTCTTCCGCTTCTTCAACGATGGGACGATAACGCACCTCCACCGGGAAGGTCCGGCCGGAAACTTCAATCACTGGCGCGTTGTTAAAGTGGCGAGAAAAGCGCTGCGGATCGATGGTGGCAGAAGTGATGATCACCTTTAAATCCGGGCGGCGCGGCAGCAACTCGCGCAGATAGCCAAGCAGAAAATCGATGTTCAGGCTGCGTTCATGCGCTTCATCGATGATGATGGTGTCGTACTGCAACAACAGGCGGTCCTGCTGAATCTCTGCCAGCAGGATACCGTCGGTCATCAGCTTCACCTGGGTGGTGTCACTGACCTGGTCATTAAAACGAACCTTGTAACCAATGCAGCCACCGAGCGATGTCTCCAGCTCGTCGGCAATACGGTTGGCGACAGTACGCGCAGCCAGACGGCGCGGCTGGGTATGACCAATCAACCCTTTCACCCCGCGCCCCAGCGTCAGGCAAATTTTCGGCAGCTGGGTGGTTTTACCCGAACCGGTTTCACCGGCCACAATCACCACCTGATGATCGCGAATCGCTTCGGCAATCGCCTGCTGCTTCTGGCTGACTGGCAGATTTTCCGGGAAAGTGATGCGCGGCGTCGCGGCCATACGCTGGGCGACGCGCTGCTCCGCCTGGCTGAATTCAGCTTCCAGTTCAGTGGCAATCCCCTGCTGTGCAGCTGGATTCTTCACTTTAGCGGCACCATGCAGTCGACGCTGTAGGCGCTGCCGGTCGCGCAGCATCAGTTTTTCGAGTCGCGTCCAGAACGGGGCTAAAGGAGAAGTAACGGTTGATGACATAGTGATGAGTTACCTGTTGTGGCAATGCTCCGGCACTGCCGGCCGGAAATACCGGCGGATTCAATCAATTAATGAGCGGCATCATAGCATAATTTGCCCCTGCCGCCCTGACTGTGCGTGCTGCCTTATTCAATAAATTCGAACATAGGTCTCGAAATATTGCGCTTTTACCCGGCCTTGAATCTTCGTAGAGTGTAACGCATTGAGCGGTAAGCCTTCCGCGTAACAAACAGGAAAACACCATGAGCAAAGTATTAGTTCTGAAATCAAGCATCCTTGCAGGTTACTCCCAGTCCAGCCAACTGGCTGATTTCTATGTTGAGCAGGCAAAGAGCAACGGTGATGACGTTACCGTTCGTGACCTGGCCGCTGACCCGATTCCGGTTCTGGATGGTGAGCTGGTTGGCGCGCTGCGTCCGTCTGATGCTCCGCTGTCTCCGCGTCAGCAGGAAGCACTGGCGCTGTCAGATGCGCTGATTGCAGAGCTGCAGGCTCATGATGTGGTGGTTATCGCTGCGCCGATGTACAACTTCAACATCCCGACCCAGCTGAAAAACTACTTCGACCTGATTGCCCGTGC includes these proteins:
- the hrpA gene encoding ATP-dependent RNA helicase HrpA, giving the protein MSSTVTSPLAPFWTRLEKLMLRDRQRLQRRLHGAAKVKNPAAQQGIATELEAEFSQAEQRVAQRMAATPRITFPENLPVSQKQQAIAEAIRDHQVVIVAGETGSGKTTQLPKICLTLGRGVKGLIGHTQPRRLAARTVANRIADELETSLGGCIGYKVRFNDQVSDTTQVKLMTDGILLAEIQQDRLLLQYDTIIIDEAHERSLNIDFLLGYLRELLPRRPDLKVIITSATIDPQRFSRHFNNAPVIEVSGRTFPVEVRYRPIVEEAEDTDRDQLQAIFDAVDELGQESRSDILIFMSGEREIRDTADALMKRDLPHTEILPLYARLSNAEQNRVFQSHSGRRIVLATNVAETSLTVPGIKYVIDPGTARISRYSYRTKVQRLPIEPISQASANQRKGRCGRVSEGICIRLYSEDDFLSRPEFTDPEILRTNLASVILQMTALGLGDIDAFPFVEAPDKRNIQDGVRLLEELGAITVNEDGHYKLTASGRQLALLPVDPRLARMVLEAQKFGCVREAMIITAALSIQDPRERPVEKQQASDEKHRRFADKESDFLAFVNLWNYLQEQQKALSGNQFRRQCKSDYLNYLRVREWQDIYTQLRQVVREQGMPVNSEPAPYREVHCAILSGLLSHIGQKDADKQEFTGARNARFSIFPGSGLFKKPPKWTMVAELVETSRLWGRIAARIDPEWIEPLAQHLIKRSYSEPHWEKAQGAVMATEKVTLYGLPIVQARKVNYSQIDAPLSRELFIRHALVEGDWQTRHAFFRNNQKLRSEIEDLEHKSRRRDILVDDETLFVFYDRRIASDVVSARHFDNWWKKASKDNPDLLSFDKQMLIKDGAEKVSQLDYPNFWHQGNLKLKLSYQFEPGADADGVTVHIPLPLLNQVDEAGFEWQIPGVRRELVIALIKSLPKPVRRNLVPAPNYAEAFLGRVAALELPLLDALEREFRRMTGVTIDREAWQWDQVPDHLKMTFRVVDEHNRKLQEGKDLHQLKLLLKGKVQETLSKVADDGLEQSGLHIWSFGDLPQSYEQKRGSYQVKAWPALVDEKDSVAIRLFDSEQEQQKMMWRGQRRLLLLNIPSPIKYLHEKLPNKAKLGLYFNPYGKVLELIDDCIACGVDKLMSEAGGPAWQQENFEQLRDKVRAELNETVVTIAKQVEQILTCVFNINKRLKGRVDMSLALALADIKNQMSGLVYRGFVTGNGWQRLADTLRYLQGIERRLEKLPVDPHSDRARMLKVQAVEQAWQSWRNKLPPQRQDDAEVLAIRWMLEELRISYFAQQLGTPYPISDKRILQTMEQMN
- the azoR gene encoding FMN-dependent NADH-azoreductase encodes the protein MSKVLVLKSSILAGYSQSSQLADFYVEQAKSNGDDVTVRDLAADPIPVLDGELVGALRPSDAPLSPRQQEALALSDALIAELQAHDVVVIAAPMYNFNIPTQLKNYFDLIARAGVTFRYTEAGPEGLVKGKRAVILSSRGGIHKDTPTDLLTPYVKLFLGFIGITDVNFVFAEGIAYGPEVATKATSDAKDAIKEIAAA